Proteins from a single region of Pseudomonas phenolilytica:
- the ada gene encoding bifunctional DNA-binding transcriptional regulator/O6-methylguanine-DNA methyltransferase Ada, whose protein sequence is MLDHDRCWEALCARDARCDGEFVFAVRSTGIYCRPSCPARRPRRDRVQFFGTAEQAESAGFRPCRRCWPQAQSPAEQLDTLVAAACRLLDEAPEPLTLAQLAARIGLSSSHLARAFKARTGLTPRAWAAARRRERLQAQLPVADNVLDAALAAGYPSTRALYAEAQALSPAQRLRKGAGETLRYAIAPCPLGLLLLAASERGVCALLFGDDEPALEQELRERFAAARLQRDQAGLGDWLQAVVGQLEEPARAAKLPLDLRGSAFQQRVWQALQAIPPGQTRRYGELAHALDSHARAVARACASNPVGLLVPCHRVVGAQQALTGYRWGLARKAALLAGEAREKPGD, encoded by the coding sequence GCTCTGCGCGCGCGACGCCCGCTGTGACGGCGAGTTCGTCTTCGCCGTACGCTCGACCGGCATCTACTGCCGCCCCAGCTGTCCGGCGCGGCGACCGCGACGCGATCGCGTGCAGTTCTTCGGCACCGCCGAGCAGGCCGAATCCGCCGGCTTCCGCCCGTGCCGGCGCTGCTGGCCGCAGGCGCAAAGCCCGGCCGAGCAGCTCGACACGCTGGTGGCAGCCGCCTGCCGCCTGCTGGACGAAGCGCCTGAGCCGCTGACGCTCGCCCAGCTGGCGGCGCGCATCGGCCTGTCGTCCTCGCACCTGGCGCGTGCGTTCAAGGCACGCACCGGCCTCACGCCCCGCGCCTGGGCCGCCGCGCGCCGGCGCGAGCGCCTGCAGGCACAGCTGCCCGTCGCCGATAACGTGCTCGATGCGGCGCTGGCCGCCGGCTACCCGAGCACCCGCGCGCTGTATGCCGAAGCGCAGGCGCTCAGCCCGGCACAGCGCCTGCGCAAGGGAGCCGGCGAGACCTTGCGCTACGCCATCGCCCCTTGCCCGCTGGGCCTGCTGCTGCTCGCCGCGAGCGAGCGCGGCGTCTGCGCGCTGCTGTTCGGCGACGACGAGCCGGCGCTGGAACAGGAGCTGCGCGAACGTTTCGCCGCCGCTCGCCTGCAGCGCGATCAGGCCGGTCTAGGCGACTGGCTGCAGGCCGTGGTCGGCCAGCTCGAAGAACCGGCGCGCGCGGCGAAGCTGCCGCTGGATCTGCGCGGCAGTGCCTTCCAGCAGCGGGTCTGGCAGGCCTTGCAGGCCATTCCGCCGGGGCAGACGCGGCGCTATGGAGAACTCGCCCACGCACTCGACAGTCATGCCCGCGCCGTCGCCCGCGCCTGCGCGAGTAATCCGGTTGGCCTGCTGGTGCCCTGTCATCGTGTGGTCGGCGCACAGCAGGCGCTGACCGGCTACCGCTGGGGGCTGGCGCGCAAGGCCGCGCTGCTCGCCGGCGAAGCGCGGGAGAAGCCGGGAGACTGA